DNA from Microvirga ossetica:
GTCTACGAGAACCGCTGGATGCGCTTGCGTGAGGACGCGATTGTCCGTCAGGACGGCTCGCCCGGCATCTACGGCGTCGTCGAAAAGGCGGATTTCGCCATCATCGCTCCCGTCGAGAACGGCATGATCCATCTGGTGGAGCAGTATCGCTACCCGGTGCAGGGCCGCTATTGGGAATTGCCGCAGGGATCGTGGGAGGATTCTCCCGAGACCGACCCGCTCGAACTGGCCCGAGCCGAATTGCGCGAGGAGACGGGGCTCATCGCGGAAACGATGCTGGCTATGGGCCATCTGTTCGAATGCTACGGTTATTCGAACCAGGGCTTCCACATCTACCTCGCCCAGGGCCTCCGGCAGGGCGAGGCGCACCGCGAGCATACCGAGCAGGACATGATCAGCCGCGCCTTTCCGGTCGACGAGGTGCTGGCGATGATCTCGGAGGGAGCGATCAAGGACGCGGCGACGGTGGCGACGCTGGGGTTGTTGCGCCTCAGAGGATTTCTTTGAGCGTTCAGTCCTGAGCAATCGCCCGAAGCCGCACCCGTCCGCGCTCCAACACGAGGCCGAGCTGGCCGTTCTTGAGCGCCAGGGCCTTTTCGCCGAACAGCTTGCGCCGCCAGCCGTGGAGGGAGGGGACGTCGGCATCGTCGCTGTCGGCGATGGCTTCCAGCTCCTCGACGGTGGCGATGATCTTGGGCGCGACGCCCTCCTGCTCGGCGACCGCCTTGAGCAGGACCTTCAAAAGGTCGACCACGGAGCCGGTATTGGCGCGCCCGCGGCTGCGTTCCGGGACCGGGATCGTGGCGGGATCGCGGGCGAGCGCCCGCTCCACGGAGTCCAGGATCTCGGCACCGGTGCGGGAGCGCTCGAAGCCGTTCGGGATGGTGCGCAGGCGGCCCAGCGCCTCCACGCTGCGGGGGCCCGAGGTGGCGATGTCGATCACCGCATCGTCCTTGAGGATGCGCCCGCGCGGCACGTCGCGTGCCTGCGCCTCGCGCTCGCGCCAGGCCGCGATCTCCATCAGCACCGCGATCTCGCGCGGCTTGCGCAGGCGTCCGGCGAGCCGGCGCCAGGCATTGTCGGGATCGGCCTGATAGGTCTCCGGCGAGGTGAGGACCGCCATCTCCTCGGTGAGCCATTCGAGCCGGCCGTTCTTTTCCAGCTCGGCCATCAGCGCCTCGTAGACCTTCACCAGATGGGTCACGTCCGAAAGGGCGTAAGTCAGCTGCGCGTCGGTGAGCGGGCGGCGAGACCAGTCGGTGAAGCGGGAGGACTTGTCGATCTTCGCCTTGGCGAGATCGTTGGTGAGCTGCTCGTAGGACACCGAGTCGCCGTAGCCGCAGACCATGGCGGCGACCTGGGTGTCGAAGAGCGGCGCCGGCACGATGCCGCCGAGATTCCAGACGATTTCCAGGTCCTGCCGGGCGGAGTGGAAGACCTTCACCACGCTCGGATCCGCCATGAGCGCCATGAAGGGCTCCAGGCTCATGCCTTCGGCCAAGGGGTCGATGAGATAGGCTTCGCCTGGGTCCGAGCTCGCCATCTGGATCAGGCAGAGCTTGGGGTAATAGGTGGTCTCGCGCAGAAATTCCGTGTCGACGGTCACGAACGGATGCTGGCTGAGGCGGCGGCAGGCGGCGGCCAGGGCGTCGGTGGAGGCAATCAGGTCCATGGACCGTTCATAACCGATCCGGCCGGACGCCGCGAGTCCGGGTGCGGCCTGACCGGAAAATGTTCTGGGGTAAGGTAAAATCAATTGACTCTCAGGGTTAAATTATTGTTATGATGTTGCACTGGCCCTATGCCAGGGGATGCCTCACGGCACCAATGAGTGGGGAGGTCTTCATGAAGACCAACGAAGTGATGAAGGACGACGCTCCGGTCGAGCTCAGCGAGAAGGAACTCGCAGAGGTCGGCGGCGGACGTCGCGTCATTCTCTACTAAGTCCGATCCGGCCAGACCGGGATAGGACGGGCGCGGCTTGCACCAGCCGCGCCTTGTTCATGTCACGACCGGCCGGTGCTCGTAACCCCAAGCGAGCTGCGCGCCGCATCGGCGAAGGCCAGCGTCTCTCCGTCGAGAGGCGGTGAGACCCGGCCCTCGCGCAGCACCACGATCCGGTCCGCAGCCCGGATCGTCTCCGGGCGATGGGCGATCACGATGCGGGTGATCTTCAGCTCCGCCAGCGCCCGGTTGACCTCGCGCTCCTTGTCGAGGTCGAGATGCGAGGTGCCCTCGTCCATGAACAGCATGCGCGGGCGGCGGTAGAGCGCGCGGGCCAGCAGCACCCGCTGGCGCTGGCCGCCGGAGAGCGCGGTTCCCATATCGCCGATGAGCGTGTTGTAGTTCATCGGCATCGCCATGATCTCCTCGTCGATGCCGGCCACCCTGGCGCATGCGCGCATCCAATCGAGGTCGAGGCTCGCATCGAAAAAGCAGATGTTCTCGGCGATGGAGCCTGAGAGCAGCTGATCATCCTGCATCACCACGCCGATCTGCGAGCGGAAGGCCTGGCGACCGAAATGCTCCAGCGGCGTGCCGTCGATCAGGACCGTCCCTTCGAGCGGCTTGAACAGGCCGAGCATGATCTTGAGAAGAGTGGTCTTGCCCCCGCCCGAGGGGCCGGTGATGGCGACGAACTCGCCGGCCGCGACCTTCAGCTCCACGCCGGACAGCACCTCCGGCTCCGTATCGGCGTAGCGGAAGCTCACATGCCGCAGCTCCACCGCTCCCCGGATCGGCCGCGCCACGAGGCTTTCCGCATGCCGGTCCTCCTCCCGCTCCGTGAGCGCGATGTCGGAGAGCCGGTCGAGGTGAAGGTCGAGCATCCGGTACTGGATGCCGGTCTCGATCAGGTTGGTGGCCTTCCCGAGGAACTGCTCCTTGTAGGCCATGAAGGCATAGAGCATGCCGATGGTGAGCTCGTTTCCCATGATGGCGCGGGCGCCGAGCCAGATCACGAGCACGTTCTCGAGGCCGTAGATCAGGTCGTTCGCGGTCTTGAAGCCGATGGTGAAGCGGCCCTGGCGGATCGAGCGGCTGATCGATTCCGCATAGCGGTTCTGCCACACGGCCTCGCGGTCGGATTCGCGGCCGAAGATCTTGATGCTCTGGATGGCGCGGGCCGTCTCGATGAAGGTGGTCTGCTCCTTGGCGGCCGCCTCGATCATCTCCTCCTGCCGCTGGCGCAGGGACCGGTAGAGGGCAAAGCGCAAGAGCGCATAGAGCGCGAGCGCCGCAAAGACGATGGCCGACAGCTTGGGGCTGTAGATCAGGATCATCGCGAGCGTCAGCGTCGCCATCACCCCGTCGACGAAGGCGGCCACCAGCCCTTCCGAGACCAGCCGCTGGATCGGCTCCGCGGAGCGGAAGCGCGAGACGAGATCGCCGATATGCCGCTTCTCGAACCAGGCGAGCGGCAGCCGCACGAGATGGTGGAAGAGGTTCGCGCCCATCTGGAAGTTGAGCGCGCCGCTCAAGAACAGCAGCACATGGGAGCGCAGCCAGTCCGCTCCGATATGGATGAGTGTGAGCAGGCCGAAGCCGAGGGCGAGCGCGGTCAGCAGGCCTCCGTCGCCCTTCATCACGGCCTCGTCGACGGCAAGCTGCATGTAGAAGGGCGCTGCCAGCACCGCGAGCTGCAGCACGGCGGAGAGCGCCAGCGCCTGGGCCAGCGCCCGCTTCACGCCCCGCATCCGGCCCCAGAGGGCGGTGAGATTCAGGCGGGACGTCTCCTTCTTCCGCTCGAAGCCTTCCGTCGGCGTCAGCTCCACGGCGATGCCGGTGAAATGCTTCCCGATCTCGTCGAGGGTGAGCGTGCGCACGCCGAGCGCCGGATCGTGGATCGTCACCTTCCGGGCGCCGACCTCTTTCAGCACGACGAAGTGGTTCATGTCCCAGTGCAGGATGCAGGGCAGCTTGATCTGCCCGAGCTGCTCCGGCTCGAGCCTCAAGCCCCGGCCCGTCATGCCGAGGCGGCGGCCCATGACGAGCACGTCCTTGAGGGTGACGCCCTTCAGCGAGATCGAGAACAGGCGGCGAAGCGCCACGAGATCGACCTCGCGCCCGTGATAGCTCGCGACCATGGCAAGGCAGGCGAGCCCGCATTCCGCCGCCTCGGACTGGATGATCGCCGGCAGGCGCGGGGCGCCGAAATAATCGAGGGAGGCTGCGATCCTCACATCCGCCCCCTGATGCTGATCAGCGGCTCGAACAGCCAGGCGAGGAGGGAGCGGCCCTCAAGCACGATGTCGGCCTTCAGGGTCATGTCCGGCTGGAGGGCGACCTGCCGCCCGAAGGCGTCGATCACCTGCCGGTCGAGACGCACGGTGACGCGATAGGCGGGTTCCGTCAGCGTCGTCCTCCCGATCACCTCGTTCGGCGAGAGCACCGCCTGCGAGACGGTCTCGACCGAGCCGCCGATCGTCCCGAAGCGCTGATAGGGAAAGGCGTCGACCATCAGCCGCACCCGCTGACCCGGCTCGACGAAGCCGATGGCGCGGCTCGGCACGAAGAGCTCCGCGAGCAGGCTCGCGCCGTCGGGGAGGAGGGTGAGGAGCGGCTTGGCGGGATCGACGATCTGGCCGGGCGCCGCCTGGAGCGCCGTCACATGTCCCGCGATGGGAGCGGTGAGCACCTGCGCCTGCTGTCCTTGAGCCTCGGCCTTCTGGCGCTCCCGGTCGGCGAGGCCGAGGCGCAGCTGCGCGAGACGCTCGGCCTGCTGCACGGGAAGCTGCTCGCGCTGAAGCTGGGTCTGGCCGAGCTCCTTGTCCGCCGCCGCCAGGTCCCGGTCGATCTCGGCTAGGGCCTGCCGGCGGGCGAGCAGGGCCTCGTCCTGCTCCTGCAGGGCGGTGCGGGTGGAATGGCCCTGCTGCGTCAGGCGGGCGACGGTGCCGCGCCTGTCTTCGGTCACCTGAACGCTCGGCCATGAGGCGGCGCTGGGCGCCGAGCGCATCGCGCTCCGCCGCGACGGAGACAATCGCCGCATCGAGGCGTCGGACCTCGTTGGCGACCCGCTCCGGATCGGCCGCGATCTGCTCCTTCAGCACCTGGATCTGCGTGTCGAGGGAGGCGAGAACCGCAGCGTCGAGGGTGCCGCCGGCCTCGAGCCCCTGGCGCGAGGCCACCGTGAAGAGCGGCTGGCCCGAAACCACCCGGTCGCCCTCCTTCACCCTTAGCTCCGTGACGACGCCCCCGCGCAGGGCGCCGACCCGCACGGCGCCGCCGGCCGCCACGAGCGCCCCGCCGGCGGTTTCCTTGCGCGCGTATTCCGCCGTGCCGAGGAAGACCACGACCGCCGCGACGCAGGCGAGGATAAAGCCACCCAGAACCTGCCAGGACATCGGCGCAACTGGCAGCGACACGGACGAATGCTCGCCCGAGGCAGCGGTCACGGCCTGCGGCCGGAACAATGATTGCAGCGCCAACACGATCCCTAAACGGAACTTTATATCGATACTATGTTGCAGAACAGGCACGGCGGCGCAAGGGAAAGCGGGAAGGGCGGGCGGCCGTTGTGTCGCAGAGCGCCGCGAAACCCTCCTCCCCCTTGTGGGGAGGAGTTGGAGGTGGGGGTGTGAGCGATAGCCTGTCAATGTGTGGCGGAAACACCCCCACCCCGGCCCTCCCCACAAGGGGGAGGGAGAACGCACGCGCGTTCTATGGCGAGCCGCCAATGAATTATGGACCAGCCCCTCAGGATGAGGGCTCGGGGCGCAGGCCGAGTATTGGCCGGTCTTTTCAGACGCTAGGCTGGAATCGGGCGAGATATCTGCGCCGCTCGCGGGCCTGGCGCTCGGCGCGCTTCATGAGCCAGTCGAGGATGTTGCGATCGACCACGAGGCCTGTTTCCGCATCTTCGAGCCGCTCGATCCTGTCGACCCGGAAGCCGCGATAGCCGTCGTCGGCCATGTCGATTCCTCCGAGCAGCATCTTGCCCGGACCGACCTTCAGCTCGCGCGCGATCAGCCAGCGCCGGCTCTGATTGCCGGCCTGGTCCACATAATCGAGCTCCAGCGCGCCTTCCAGCGGATAGACGTGCCAATTGCCCTCGACCCGCTCCTCATTGGGCGCGTTCCGGGGCGGCTTCAGCAGGGATGTCGCAAGGGTGCTAACCATAGGCAGAATATGGGTATTCATGCTTTGTTCCGCAAGGGTTTTGGGCTGCCGATACAGGCTCGTCGCGTAGTTCGAGAAGCCCTATCCGGAACGGCTACGCAGCCTAGCGCGGCAGGGGCCAATGTCGGTGCAGATCGTCTATCGTGAAGGCGTGGGCATGGCCGGAGGCGCGATGCTGCCATAGATGCGGATGATCTGCCGGCAGTTCCGGATGGGCATGGGCGATCACCTCCGGATCGTCCGAGGGCCAGAGCAATCCAGCCAGGACGGATCCAGCCAGCGTTATCGACCCGAGCACGGCGAGCGTTGCCGGAACTCCGGCTGCAGCCCCAAGCCAGCCCGCCATGGGATAGGTCAGCAGCCAGCAGGCATGGGAGAGGGCAAACTGAGCCGCAAAGAGGGCAGGGCGATCCTCTGCCTGAGCCGAGCGCCGCAGCAGGCGGCCTGTCGGGGTCTGAACCGCCGAGTAGCCGATTCCGAGCAGAGCCCAGGCGATCAGGAGCCCCGTCCAGCTGATCGAACTGCTCCAGGTGGCTGCCGCGAACAGGAGCAGCACCGTCCCAAGCAGAACGGCAGCCGGCAGCATGACGGCCCGGTCCGGCAGCCTGTCGAGAATGCGAGGCAGGAGGAGGGCCGCGACCATCGAGCCGCCGCCGAAACAGCCTAACGCCACCGCCACATCGTCCTCCGGCAGGCCCAGCACGCCGCGCACGATGACGACGGTGTTGACGATCACCATGGCCCCGGCTGCGGCCACGGACAGGTTGAGGGCCAGAAGGCCGCGCAGGCGCGGCGTCCTGAGGTAGATGCGCAGGCCCCGCGTGGTCTTGTCGTAGATTCCGCCCTGGCGTTCCGACTGCGCCGGCTGCGGCAGCCTGACGGAGAGAACAAGGGCGGCGGAGCAGAGGAAGCCGACCACCGTGCCGCCGAACAGCCAGTGAAAGTTGACGATGGTCAGGAGAGCGGCCGCGAGTGCCGGGCTGAGCAGGCTTTCGAGGTCGTAGGCCAG
Protein-coding regions in this window:
- a CDS encoding NUDIX domain-containing protein produces the protein MAPNIRTTASRLVYENRWMRLREDAIVRQDGSPGIYGVVEKADFAIIAPVENGMIHLVEQYRYPVQGRYWELPQGSWEDSPETDPLELARAELREETGLIAETMLAMGHLFECYGYSNQGFHIYLAQGLRQGEAHREHTEQDMISRAFPVDEVLAMISEGAIKDAATVATLGLLRLRGFL
- the rnd gene encoding ribonuclease D, with protein sequence MDLIASTDALAAACRRLSQHPFVTVDTEFLRETTYYPKLCLIQMASSDPGEAYLIDPLAEGMSLEPFMALMADPSVVKVFHSARQDLEIVWNLGGIVPAPLFDTQVAAMVCGYGDSVSYEQLTNDLAKAKIDKSSRFTDWSRRPLTDAQLTYALSDVTHLVKVYEALMAELEKNGRLEWLTEEMAVLTSPETYQADPDNAWRRLAGRLRKPREIAVLMEIAAWREREAQARDVPRGRILKDDAVIDIATSGPRSVEALGRLRTIPNGFERSRTGAEILDSVERALARDPATIPVPERSRGRANTGSVVDLLKVLLKAVAEQEGVAPKIIATVEELEAIADSDDADVPSLHGWRRKLFGEKALALKNGQLGLVLERGRVRLRAIAQD
- a CDS encoding peptidase domain-containing ABC transporter is translated as MRIAASLDYFGAPRLPAIIQSEAAECGLACLAMVASYHGREVDLVALRRLFSISLKGVTLKDVLVMGRRLGMTGRGLRLEPEQLGQIKLPCILHWDMNHFVVLKEVGARKVTIHDPALGVRTLTLDEIGKHFTGIAVELTPTEGFERKKETSRLNLTALWGRMRGVKRALAQALALSAVLQLAVLAAPFYMQLAVDEAVMKGDGGLLTALALGFGLLTLIHIGADWLRSHVLLFLSGALNFQMGANLFHHLVRLPLAWFEKRHIGDLVSRFRSAEPIQRLVSEGLVAAFVDGVMATLTLAMILIYSPKLSAIVFAALALYALLRFALYRSLRQRQEEMIEAAAKEQTTFIETARAIQSIKIFGRESDREAVWQNRYAESISRSIRQGRFTIGFKTANDLIYGLENVLVIWLGARAIMGNELTIGMLYAFMAYKEQFLGKATNLIETGIQYRMLDLHLDRLSDIALTEREEDRHAESLVARPIRGAVELRHVSFRYADTEPEVLSGVELKVAAGEFVAITGPSGGGKTTLLKIMLGLFKPLEGTVLIDGTPLEHFGRQAFRSQIGVVMQDDQLLSGSIAENICFFDASLDLDWMRACARVAGIDEEIMAMPMNYNTLIGDMGTALSGGQRQRVLLARALYRRPRMLFMDEGTSHLDLDKEREVNRALAELKITRIVIAHRPETIRAADRIVVLREGRVSPPLDGETLAFADAARSSLGVTSTGRS
- a CDS encoding HlyD family efflux transporter periplasmic adaptor subunit, coding for MTEDRRGTVARLTQQGHSTRTALQEQDEALLARRQALAEIDRDLAAADKELGQTQLQREQLPVQQAERLAQLRLGLADRERQKAEAQGQQAQVLTAPIAGHVTALQAAPGQIVDPAKPLLTLLPDGASLLAELFVPSRAIGFVEPGQRVRLMVDAFPYQRFGTIGGSVETVSQAVLSPNEVIGRTTLTEPAYRVTVRLDRQVIDAFGRQVALQPDMTLKADIVLEGRSLLAWLFEPLISIRGRM
- a CDS encoding MFS transporter produces the protein MLEVLASRTYRHLFAAQLIALAGTGLLTIALGLLAYELAGADAGMVLGTALAIKMVAYVGVAPIVGAFVNRLPRRALLVAMDLVRAAIALLLPFITDVWQIYVLIFLLQSASAAFTPTFQATIPDVLPDEKDYTRALSLSRLAYDLESLLSPALAAALLTIVNFHWLFGGTVVGFLCSAALVLSVRLPQPAQSERQGGIYDKTTRGLRIYLRTPRLRGLLALNLSVAAAGAMVIVNTVVIVRGVLGLPEDDVAVALGCFGGGSMVAALLLPRILDRLPDRAVMLPAAVLLGTVLLLFAAATWSSSISWTGLLIAWALLGIGYSAVQTPTGRLLRRSAQAEDRPALFAAQFALSHACWLLTYPMAGWLGAAAGVPATLAVLGSITLAGSVLAGLLWPSDDPEVIAHAHPELPADHPHLWQHRASGHAHAFTIDDLHRHWPLPR